A region of the Clavelina lepadiformis chromosome 9, kaClaLepa1.1, whole genome shotgun sequence genome:
TTCCGGATATGCCCTTAATCATTATCAATATACGTCATTATCTCTTGACGACTGGCTTTTGAATAAGCTATATGGCATCTTCTCGCAAGTTAGTGTTAGATAAAGGCGGTTTTGCGTCTATTGCTCGCGCTTCCATTTTTTTCACTCTTGAGTAATAAGCATTTCAACAACACTAATCGATCAGCACCAAATGACTTCATCGTTTGGATTTGCAGATAGGCCTAATACCGAAATGCAAACACTACTAGACTTGCCTGCGGTCTACATTTCAACTGTAACTAGAAGTAAATCTTAAATCACTTAATCACTTGTCATTATTTGTAGGTGGAGATCTTTCACCTCCGCTCAAGCCTTAAATTTTCGGTATTTAAACTGGGTAAGCTAAATATTCAAACCTCCCAATGGAAAGTAGAACTTCTTCTGATGAGgatttaataacttttataaGTTGCTTCATGCCGCGTAGGCCACAATCTTTTCCAGGTAACATTTCAATGTTTATGATTATGCGGCGTACAAGTTTgtcttacttacttacttacttacttacttacttactttcTGTATATACTTACATATACCCCATTAACGTTCACATATCTGcaattttacaatatttaaaactttgctttgGAAAGTTGCACCCTTTGACCGCGGAAGTGATACTGCATATTTGACTTAGGGGAATTCCCTTAAGCAAAAGTTGCCTGACAAAACAAGCTCATCGAAGCGACAAAAATGGTATTTAAAGAGAAATAAATAGTTCTGCCGAAGGTATTGATAAAACAGACGCTACTGACCgtgaaaattaaaagttatgtATGTTGTAATGGCCAAATGAAACACGTAATACTTACTAATGCTGTCAAATGATCAGATCGCCACTACATACGCTATTCTGATTTTGATACGCgttcacatttttttatttgatgtctatgtatAAAATCAAGAATTGAAAAAATCTTAATAAagagttttaaacaaaatatattctCCTGATTGTTTTCACGGTGATAGAGGAAAAACTTATCACAAGCAGtaagttgctttaaaatttgagTTGGTGTCACATTACGGTAATTACTTGTCATTGAATATACCGTAAAATAGGTTTTTTCTGTAAAGAGTTTATTATTGCTTCACTTTTATGAATAGAAACATAGAAATACTACCGCTCTGATACGAGTTAGCtatctaaatttaaaacagcggtttatttcaaatgaaTTTAAGACAAAAAAGGAAACGGCTAAATGTTGAAATAGAATAAACTTTATAAGAGTTTCAGGTACAGAGCTTGCGTAAGTGGGGTTGCGGCGGTATCGCTCATTTTGCTATTCTTTCTTAAAAAAAGATTATATTAAAAAGGTGgccaaaattttacaaagatTAAACCAAGcttatttatttgaaaaaactcATATAGGTCTATAGCGTTTATTcgataaaatatttcaggAAAAAACTTCTTGTATTGTTTTAGAAACCATAGTAAACCATAACAATTGTCTTGTATTAGTGGTATGGTATACaagaaaaatacaataaacaaCTAATCgtaagaaaacaaagaaaaagcaCATATATTGACgaattcataaaaatattcaacaacaaattaaataatagAAGATATCTATTTCATTTTAGTCAGGATCAGCACAGCTGAAAAGATGTATTGATAAATTCAGCTAACTCATCCGAGTAAAACGCATCTCTAATTTAATGACAGCGTTCTAGTGATGAAAACACAATGAAACCGACGATATATATGTtcttattttattgcaaaagcATACGAGGAATATGTtacagttgaaataaaatatagcCTGTCAAAAATTCATCGACTACGGCGCTCTCTCGTTGCGTAAAACCGGAAATTGCGTTCCTAATTAAACTTACTTATAAGACAACATTTAATTGAGTTGTTCTGGCAGGGATCTCACTTTGCACAAAGCTTCAAATCCTTGTTCATAGACCAGTAAGACaataatgtaaataataaataatttatcgACCAGATCGCAGAACATAAAAGCAATTATGCTTGCAGCAGGTGTACTTCGCTGCTTCTTTTAAGAAGTTAACCTGGTTATATTGAATACCCCGATAACGgtaaaactttaaacattcaaaaattaccctaataaatatttttcccATTTTTTCCTTAAATCTTACAGAACAAAatctttttacaaaacttcatgtgtataaaataattttatttgcttgatGGTAACTGATGTCACGATTTAATTTTGCACCCTGCTatatatgaaacaaaaattgttacaaagcacaaaaaacaaaaccaaaagttACCAATGCTGATTGCAGCGTATTAATCtgtctttaaaatttttgatttttcatagGGGATTACCCGACTATGTGAGTATCCACTCCATTCTTTGTCATAGATATCATCTGTTTGTatgctttttttatttcatgcaATAGAAAAGATTATCACAAAAAATTAGTATACcagaaatttttaataatttttaaaactgtttaaaatcTAATTTTTAAGGAGCAAAATCCCGATAACgattttgtttggtttttaaaCTGAGAATTTGTGATCGTTTTGTATTTCTCCAGAACACATTTTCCCACGATACACGGAAGTCAATGACGCAGTAGAGAAATCTGAAGAAGGTGCTTTTTCTATTACTGTTTACGTGTCAAGTTAATTCAGTGAAATGAAGGAAAGCATAATAATTGAAGTGTCACTGTTTCAATTTGCTTGAATGTATTCGATcttattacaaaaatgtgCTGAGAAAATAGAAATGTTTCGAAAAATGAGCCATTATGGTTAAACTACTAAGTGGGCTAGGCTCGGCTGCCATATtgcaaagtttgcaaaatgtaaagttttgttgttggtcTGGCAGTTGTTGTTTGTGGTAAATGCCGAGTGGATTCTTCGATCTTCTTTACTTTTAAACTTCCATATCGAGTATGGAggaattgtgacgtcatagtttttcttttacctTTTACCTTATAACTTTATGACTAGTTTTTCCaagttaaaagtttaaatgagAGTTGActgattttgcaaaatttatgtGTCACGGAATTATAATAAACACTTTTTGCAAACTTCCCTGTGGTTTCAACAGATATCTCGGAACtcacaaaaaacatgaaagggctgaaataaataaaataggcACAATACTTGGGATCACTGTTTTCAATTTCGGCCCTTTCAGTTTCTGGTTTTTGGTGTGTAATGATATCTTTTTTTCTAGGCCTCCGACTGGAAAGTGCAGCAGTTTTTGACGAGAAATCATGTGTTAAAAGACGCAGGTTTTGGCATGATGGCGTACATTGAAGTCGCAATtgttagtttatttattatacaaaTGGTGTTTAAATAACGAgcctttttgtttatttattataattcaGCGTGAAGATAGAAAAGTCTGTCATGCGCGTTGATAAATCTTATACGTACAGGTgctacactttccactatggcctACCATAATGACATCATTGTCTGGTTCAGGTTATATCATTGTGAACTTCTATACAAAATcccttgtttttattttatagtcCAAACCACATAAGTTACTCTTTCATCTGAATATACTAGTGACTCCAATATTGTTGAGTAGATATAACACTATAGGTACATTTcttcataaaaaaatatatatatttcacCTAGTAAGTTTGATAATTGTGAGAAACTGTTTTTGATAAACTGTCAGCAAACGCCTCACAAGAGAATCAAATTTGCCTATAACATCTCTTTGCGATGTCAAATCGACCCGTTGGCGGGCAATTGACCTCAGGTTTAGAAACACTGATCTTGGCTATCTAAACATATATTTTCCTGTagatattttcattttcatcaatAGATTATGCCATGGTATCAAAATCTTTTTCCTCAAACTGAAGAAATAACGAGGTTGAATTCTAATCCTGATGAATAACATTGGTAACagaattttttatgttaagaTGTTTCATTGATTTTAGAGTATGTTATGGGTGCTGAATCCGAGAATAAGGTTGTTTTTCTCCAATTAGCTATATCTTTggaaaatttacaattttttgtttcagagaTGACAAAAAGTCGTAAAAAattgccaattttttttttatctatcATGATGTACAGAACTCAAAGGGTTTGTTGatatcattttctttcattcttGCATGATTACGTCCAAACCATGAAGCTTATATTCCGATATTGTCACATATTGGTCACACTCAGCGTACAAAACACACTGATTGTGGCCTCCAAGTACTTGTTTAGTGGAAGTGGCCCAGCAACCAGTTTTCCCCACAACTGTTATAAAGAGGCGCAATAGACACTGCCAAGAAATGTAGACGAAAAGTAGCACAGGAAATGGCAAAACATGATAAAGTTAGCTTTTAATAGATGACTGCTTGCATGAATTTCTTCTGCAGTGGACAACAGGACAATCACGTTGGAGACTCCAGCAGTAACCTGCCATCATGTGTTGGTCCAGCCTCCCTAGGTCCCTTTTTCCATGACCTTTATATCCTGGTGAAACCTTTCAACCTTCTCTTCAAATAAATCACTTACATTTTCAGGAAATCTGCCCAAGTCGCTGTTGAGGAAATGAACCTTGATGCTCATATTTGCCCCAGTTCTTGAAAGTTGTTCAGCATACAATGCACTAATTCAACATATTTTTCCACTTTATGGTTAGTAAGAAGTTCTTTATAACAGTGAGATAACGACGTAACTGGCCAATCAGCAAGATTAGTATGGATTATATTTCTGGTGAAGTTTGATCCTACCATGAGTTTGTGATTGAAAAACTCATTTAATAATCGCCAAGCCAGGATACGTTCCacgttttaatttattgaaacCTCTTAACTTCTCTATGCAATAATAACAGTTATCATAGTGATTTTGTGGTCCTGTCCACACCCTAGGTACCCCcaagttcaaatttttcactttttcacaACCTCAGTGCCTCTACACAGATTTTGCATACCTTGTAGGAAACCCAGGGTTTATCTTGGTCACCCAGGTTTGGTCAGAAGTATGAAAGAAATGCCTGCTTCTTGACAAATGTTGTGATGTTTATTCTTTGCTTTTGCATTGTATGTTCCCCACAGATTGACAAAATAAGCCTGGATTGTTGCTGATGCTACACTAAAGCAGATAAAGATTTGTAAACTGACCTGGTTAAGCACAAGTTATTAAGTCTTTGTCAGGCACTTTACCTGCAATAGCTCTGCAACTGAGAACTGTATGATCTGCAGTACAAGAAGTTGGAATGATCATTGATCAACCTTTCTTTAGATTATCATTCTGTAAGATTAGTCGGTCTGGAAAGTGTCTGTTGTTGTTATCATAACTTTTTATAGGGCATTGGTAAAATAAGATAAGGTATATAGTTTTCTTATCATAATGAAGTTTATCCTCAAGTAGTCTTTTCCAAAAGTAGTTTCCTCAAGTAGTCTTTACCAAAGCTGTCACAATATCATGAAATTAGTTAACCCTATGAGACGCATGCTTTTGTATGCGACTAACACATGTTggatgaaaatattaaaacatgaaTATCTCAAGAAATAGAGCCAATTTGGTAAAAGCAATGCTATTTTCAGATTCATCACTCTAAAAATGCCCTGAAGCTGTTGAAACATGTCCGgcatcaaaaaattttttttgttgggctATGTAATCAATATACCAAGTTGTTGAATTATCGAACTGATGACTATCGTAACGGTGAAATTGGCCAGTATTGCCTATGGTTTGACTTGGGTTGTAAAGTGCATATGAAAATACAACTTCCCGTAGCAGTTAGTCAGTCACCCAGACTGTAAAATTTCCAAAGTGTGCACGAAATATCAATTTGAAAGTTGTCATACTTACTAATAATATTGTGTGCACATAACATCCTCTGAAAAACGCCAAGCAGTCCAGACACAAATTGTGATATGCACTGAAACTTaacctttttgttatttcattttaaattggTGTTCAGCCATTTTTTCAGTGCATTGCACTCAATTCAATGTATTTTGGAGGTTTCAAATAATGAATAACAccatgtaacaaaaatttagttgtgacgattttttaatattttctgaaaCATATTACTGagtaaaacatatttctggcaattttttgtctcaaatgttgtataaaaatgttattttaagctttttaaattttcagcacCCTGTTTTTTCTAACTCTGATTGTAAATTCGTTATAACATTGGTGCagtgtgacgtcactatgGCCCAACATTTTAACTTCATAATTGTAGCCTGTATCGTAACAATGATCATTCTTGGCATAGTCTCAGTGAGCCAGTATACCAAGGTTGCCACATTGGCTATTTTATTGTTACTGGTATCTTATCAGGTTAATTACAGGTAGCGTGATTCTCGATAAATTGAGGGATGTCATCATCACGTAAATGTAAGCTGTCTGCTGATTGTTTTTGCTATGTCTGTggtctatacattagtttaaagCAAGTGAAATACAGAATAAAGGTagaagcaaaattttcttaCGCTTATGAACTTTATTTTGGCATGAAAATTGGTGACCAAGATAAACACTGGGCACCTCGTGTGATCTGCGGAACATGCCGATCAAATTTGGATGGCTGGCTTAGAGGAGACCGGCATTCGATGCCATTTGCTATTCCGAGAATCTGGAGAGAACCCCAAAATCATACAGATGACTGCTATTTCTGTATGGTTGACATTTCAAGGTTTAGAAGAACTAAAAACCGACGTGACATTGTATATCCTTCTATACCGTCTTCTATTGCACCTGTTCCGCATAGCAGTGAGTTGCCACTGCCCAAACCACCGAGCAAAAAAGCTCCAGAAGATTTAGCAGGGTCTGAAGATATTGAAAAAGACTCAGATGATGAATTCAACATATCTCATACAGACTTGATTTCAGAACCACACTTCCCAAGCCAACAAGaattaaatgatttagttagaGACATGGGGCTCACTAAGTCAAATGCCGAACTTCTGATTTCAAGGTTGAAACAATGGAACTTATTAGATTCGTCATGTCGATGTTCTTTGTCGAGAAAAAGGCATGAAAGATTTTCAAGGTATTTTTCTGTGACCGGCTCTCTTTGCTTCTGTAGTAATGTTGATAACCTTTTTGAAGAAATACGAATAGCTCGATCATGACCCAAAGGAGTGGCGCCTATTTATAGACAGTTCTTCCCGAAGTTTGAAATGTGTCCTCCTTAACAATAGAAACCAGTATCCATCTATACCCGTTGACCATTCTGTCCAAATGAGAGaagattacaaaaatgtaaagtttCTTCTTGAAAGTATTAACCATGCTAGATACAACTCTGTGGAGGTTCGACTTATGCTCCAGTGTaaagaacttgaaaataaaatgactacGAGAGAAGCAGAAGCATGGAATGCATTTCGAGaagtagttaatttttttctcgGTAGTAAACGAAGCGATGACTATAAAGTTTTGGTGAACAATCTGATGGAGGAATACGAAAAATTGGGATGTCGTATGTCCTTGAAAATGCATTACCTGCACTCTCACCTTGATTTTTTCAGTCCAAATATGGGTGTGTAAGCGAAGAACATGATGAAAGGTTTCACCAGGACATTTCTGATATGGAAAGAAGATACCAAGGAAGGTGGAGTCGCAACATGATGGGGGTTTATTTGTGGTCATAATACGAGAAGATTTCTCAGTTCATAGACGCAAATCACGCAAACAAAACcacttctgaagttttttgGAATGTTTGCAATATGGATCCTTACATAATGCATTACCAGGCTATATTATGGACAATACTTCTATGTGTTAGCGTGTTTGTGAGTCTTATACAAAATAATGCTTATTaatactgaaaaattttgggtaaaatcagaaaaagcgatatttcttgaaaatttagGACACTTCaggaaaaatatttgcatttttgtgaTTAGTTCCGAGTAGCAAAACacaatacataaacattttttggcaactaaaaatttcgcaaaattttgttacatggTGTAATTAACCCTTTAAGCAGCACATATGTCTTGTATTTCTGTATAGACAAGgttgtgttttaaaattttattctccAAAACTATTTTAGGAACTACAgggtttatttatttattcgtaatttgtttttgaaaatggaTTCAATGTTCGGAGCTCCTTTCAAAGTGTTGGTCTGTCCAAACCTCAAGTTGAAAAAACCCACCTGGTTTCGACAACCGCCTGCTATGTTGGTGTTTGCGTTTGTGATGGCTTCTTATTTTCTCGTAACTGCAGGtggatatttgtttgtaactgatattttttcaaatatatacatacaAAAAAGTAAAGTTATCACCTCCGTTACTAAAGGTTAGTTAGATGTTTCATTAATTCACTAACTAATCTCCAATATACTGTAGTATTATACATTATATGCTGTTTATATTCATGTATGTTGTCATCAGGTATCATTTATGATGTGATTGTGGAACCACCAAGTGTTGGTCAGACTGTCGATGAGAAAGGAAATGCAAAACCAGTTGCATTCCTTGCTTACAGGTAACTCATATAGTCACAATGCTAATTATATTgatgtttatttcaaaatgcCTCTTACTAGCGCACCGTAAACTTAGTGATTAATAAATTGgttaaaagttaaagaaaatcttaacaattgaaaaatttaccaACAGAATGTGGTTATAATTGCTTACAGTTGTAAATAAAAACCTTGCAATTCTTCAtatagcaaaagaaaaaagcaggaTGTAGGATAGCACTCtaaggttaacttttattttcaatttctcTACACAAGCTTTCGCAATCATAAGCTGGATTCATCAGGTGTACTAAGAGATGGCCACTAAGCTTCTTATGCTTGTGTAGAGGTTTAACAGTGGTTACATTATTGGGGTTAATACTGGGTTAACACAATTTATCCACCATCAAATTTACAATTCTTTGGTAGAGTTAATGGACAATATATCATGGAAGGTCTTGCGGCATCATTCCTCTTTTCCCTGGGCGGTCTCGGTTTTATCATTTTGGATAAATCAAATGCCCCCAATATTCCGAAGCTAAACAGATCTTTGCTTATGTTCATCGGTGGGATCTCTATCCTCATCAGTTTTGGAATGAGCAGAGTATTCATGAGAATGAAACTCCCGTGAGTTGATTGATTACTACAGGGGATCTTTGTTTGGGGTACAGTTTATTTTCCCAAGGGGTAAATAACTAAATATGCTAATTTTGTAGTTACTAGTAGCATTCTCAATCATGAAAGCAAATTTCAAGtattgcattttatttaaGTCTTATCCTTAAAACTTCACAG
Encoded here:
- the LOC143470963 gene encoding oligosaccharyltransferase complex subunit ostc-like, which translates into the protein MDSMFGAPFKVLVCPNLKLKKPTWFRQPPAMLVFAFVMASYFLVTAGIIYDVIVEPPSVGQTVDEKGNAKPVAFLAYRVNGQYIMEGLAASFLFSLGGLGFIILDKSNAPNIPKLNRSLLMFIGGISILISFGMSRVFMRMKLPGYLLS